A window of Acidobacteriota bacterium genomic DNA:
CAAAGCACATCGGGCCCATGATGTCTTCGACGTACGAGGGCCAGATGAAGCCCTCGGAGGTGTCGACACCGTTCTTCGCAATTTCTGTCGCACCAGCATCGAAGACCGCCTTCATGAAGGCATTGCCATAGTCCCAGAAATGGGCGCCTTTCTCGGTCAACCTTCGCAGCACCTCGAAGTGTCGAACCAGGCTTAAATCCACCAGGGCGGCGAATCGATCACGGTCTGAAGCGAGCAGCTCTCGGCCTTCCTCGAAGCCAACACCCGCCGGCGTGTATCCACCGCCGTAGGGGACGTGGCACGAAGTCTGATCGGAATAGAGGTCGACCTCGATATCATTCGCGTCGAGATACTCGAGGAGATCGACGACGTTTCCGAGGTAGGCAATGGAGATCGGTTCGCCGGCATCCGCTGCCTCGAGCATCCAGCGGACCGAGGTCTCCAAATCGTCGCTGACCCTCGAGACCCAGCCCTGCGAGTGCCGGGTCTCGACCCTGGATGGGTCGACCTCTGCAACGATGCCGGCACCGCCCGCGATCTCGAGTGCTTTCGGCTGGGCGCCGGACATGCCGCCGAGGCCCGAGGTCACGAATGTCTTGCCCGCGAGATTGCCGTTGTCGGGCACCCCGAGGTAGAGACGCCCGGCGTTGAGAAGGGTGATGTAGGTGCCGTGAACGATCCCCTGTGGGCCGATGTACATCCATCCGCCGGCAGTCATCTGGCCGTAGTTGACGCAGCCGAGGGCGGCGAGGCGGTGGAAATCCTCCGGGGTATCGAACATCCCCACCATCAACCCGTTGGTGATGATGGTCCGCGGCGCCTCCGGGCGGGATGGAAAGAGGCCGAGCGGGTGGCCCGAGCTGACCACCAGGGTCTGGCTGTCATCCATGATCTCGAGGTATCGCTTGATCAGCAGGTACTGCATCCAGTTCTGGCAGACCTGTCCCGATTCACCGTAGGTCACCAACTCGTAGGGATAGAGCGCGACGTCGAAATCGAGGTTATTGTCGATCATCACCTGCATCGCCTTCGCCTCGGTGATGCGCCCGGTGTAGGAATCAATCGGACGGCCGCTGATATTGCCGTCGGGTCGGTAGCGGTAGCCGTAGATCCGGCCGCGCGTCATCAGCTCCTCGAGGAACTCCGGTGCGATGATCTCGTGGTGCTCCAGCGGCACGTAGCGAAGGGCGTTTGCCAACGCCACCTTCGTGTCATGAGGGTTGAGGGTGCAGCCTCGATCGGGCGCCCGGCGGATCCCGGGCTTGAATTCCGTGACCTCCGGCAGTTCAGTCAGCTCGACGGTCAGTGCGGGTTCGCTCATCTCGTCCTCCGGTGGGGCATTGTATCTTCCACCTCGCGCCCGTGCCCGTATCCGTGCCAAACCTGGGAAGACGACAATACGGTTTCCCCGCCCACCCGCCCACGGCCCGACGGCAGGTGGTTCTTGTATTTTTCGCACGAGGATTCATTATTCGGCCGTTTTGCCGTATGGCCGTTAAACCGTATGGCCTGGGGGGCCTGGTGGTGGCTACTCCTCGAACGGCACCCTGGCGATTTCGACCTCGGGATGGAAGAGATCATTCACCTTGACCCCGGCCGACGACAGCGAATAGACCACGTCCTCGATATAGACGCTGCGCCGGATCCAGGCGTGCTGCCCCGACGAGCCCAGCTCCTCGTGGTCGATCCTGCCGATCTCGCGGATCCCTTCCTCCGGGTCGGCCGCCAGCACCAGCAATCCGCTGAAGCGTCCTTCGGCGCCGTCGATGTAGGCCGGGATAGAGAGAACGCCGCGGTGGTAGGTGAACGCGTGGTGATCGTGCATCGCCTCGGACCATGACCAGGTGTCTTGGTTGCTCTCGACCAGGTGTCGCTGCGCGAGCGTCGGGGCCGACGGGTCGCGGACGTCGAAGATGCTCACTGCCAAGCCGATCACCCGACCGTCTTCGTCCGCTTCCTGTCCAACTGCGAGCAGCCAGTCGTTGCCGATCGGGTGGAGGTAGGACGAGAATCCGGTCACTTCGAGCTCACCGACGACCTTCGGGAAGAACGGGTCGGAGAGATCCAAAGTGAAGAGCGGATCGATCTGTTCGAAGGTGACGACGTATCCCGTGTCACCCATGAATCGAACCGCGAAGATCCGCTCGTTGGGGCCGAGACCGCCGACCAGCCCCACCTCTCGGAGATGCCCGTTGCCGTCGTCGGACAGAATCGACACGGAACTCGCCTGTTCCCGCTCTGGCGTCGTGTTCCACCACCAGTCGAACTCGGTGGCGGCCACGCGCAGGAATCCCTGGTGTTCGGAGAGCGCGAATTGATCGAGGATCCAGCCGTCGACCTCTCCGGAGGCGGAATACCGAACAGGGCTGTCCTGCGAAGGATCGAGTTCGAATTTGTGGATCGCAGTCGTCATCTCTGTCGGAGCCCACATCCACCCCCACCACCACCAATCGCTCGTCTGCGCCACGTAGAGGTTCTTCCTCGAGGCGTAGACCGTCCAACCATCCGCGATCAGACCGGTGGCGCTGACCGGTCCGTTCTCGTCGAGGTCGAGATGGACGATCGAGAGAATAGCCCAGGTCGACGCGTGAACGGGTCTGAAGAGCGAGCCGCAATCGAGCAGCGGTTCAGCGATGGGTGCCGATTCTCTCTCCGAGACGTCGCGCATCCGGGGAAGCATGTCCTGGACCTCGTACTTGGCCAGGATTTCCGTCACCAGCGGCGCGAAGATCGTGCGGGCCTCGGCGAGGATGCTCTCGCGTTCGTCCTCGGTGGCATCCCAGGGTAGGTCGGGAAGCCCGAGATCATCGCGCCATGCCAGAACCCAGAGCTCTGGCGGCAGTTCGATGTACGAACGAACCACGGCGTATAGGTCTCCGTCGATCAGACGTGCGTCGACCAGCCACCCCTCGATGTCGACGACGCGCAGAACACCGGGTGAGGCCGGGTCCGCCACGTCGAGAAGTGTGAAGCGGGTTCCTCCGGTGAAACCGTCGGAATCTTCCTCCGAGTTCCACACATCGGATACGATCAGGGCGCGTCCGCCGCGCAAGAACAGGCCGCGGCCATATCCGGGAAGTTCTTCGACAGCCAGCTCAGCGGTGGCGGTGGCGGGCCAGGATTGCATGATGTGAAGGTCTTTGCCTTCAACGGCATACAGGTGTGTGCCGTCGGTTTTGACGATGTCGATCTCGTCGACTCCGGCCTCCTGGTTGTTGGTTGTCGTGAAGTCGCTGGGCACATCCGAGGATCCTCGGACATCCTCGGGACCTCCAGACCAGGGCAGCATGAACCATCGTTGATAACGGTACTCGAGTACCCGCTCCACGGCCACCTCGATCAGGTAGTCGCGCGCCTCGGCGCAGTCGTGCAGTGCTTTGAGAGCGACCGATGACGACGGTGGCTTGGTCGCCCTCACCCGGCGCCCTGCTGAACGGCGGGTTTGTGGCTCACGCAGGAACTCGTCGGTCCACGCCGCCTGGGACAGGACGGCGAGGAGGAGCGAGGTGAGCATCGCAATTGCCCGAATCGGTTTCATCACCACTCCCACTTCATGCCACAAACCGTAAGCACACTGACCAATATATATCGCGCATCCGGATGATGCCCGAAGTGTCGTGTCGCCGTCCATGAGGGCGGAGACCGGGGCGATGGGTTGAAGGTTGAAGACCCCCGTAGGGTCGTGCAGACGGTTGATTGACCGGTCGATTCAGGACGCCCGAACCACGACGGAATTCTGCCGTAGCAACTTGGATGCGGCGAATTCGGCCCGGGTCGAAAAACGACCCCGGATCTCATTTTTGGTATCTGTCCTGACACGACCGAGGCATGGATTGGCCCTCCGGGGAGAGATCTAAAGTACTCATGGCACTAAATTAATCTCCTTGTTGATTTTTATTCGCAATTTTTTTCACAATCGGATAAGATCTTCGGTCTGGAGGGTTCTCGGCCCCGATGATGGCTCTCGACACGGTGGATGTGAAACGACGGGTGCGGGTGATGATGATCGATGGAGGCCATCGTGTTCGTGCCCACCTCAACACTCTCGGCATCCACATCGGCGACTGGCTGACCGTTGTCGAACGGGCGCCATTCAGAGGTCCTGTTCTGGTCGAAGTGAACGGTACCAGGCTTGCCCTCGGTCGAGGCATCGCGGCCAAGATCCGGGTTGATCTGGATGGGAAGCTCGAGCCTCTGATCGGCCACCCGGCCGATCCGGAGGCAGGCCAGAAATGAGGTTCGTCCTCGCTGGACAACCGAACTCGGGAAAAAGCACCATCTTCAATTCGGTGGCGGGATACCGGGCGGCGACCGCCAACTTTCCGGGGTCCTCGGCTACGTTCACCGTGAGCAAGGCAATGATCCACGGTCATGAAGTGGAGGTCGTGGATCTGCCGGGCATCTACTCGCTGACCTCGTCAAGAGCGGATGCGGGAAAGTCGGAAGGATACCTCCTCGAAGATCCTTATGACCTGATCATCAACGTTGTGGACGCGAGCCGACTCGGCCGTTCGCTCGAGCTGACCATGCAGCTCCTCGAGCTTGAACGACCCATGATCATCGCTCTCAACATGATGGATGAGGCTGCTCGCGGTGGGATGGTGGTCGATCCCGACGAGCTGTCGCGGCAGATCGGCGTGCCGGTGGTGGCGACCGTCGGCAGGAGGGGTTCGGGTGTGAACGAGCTCTTCCGCCGAGCGCTGCAACACGTCCATACGGGCGACGACGCTGTCGCTCTGACCTATGACCGGGAGGTCGAAGAGGCCATCGAGGAGGTCACCGGATTGATCGATGCCGCCGACGTCGGGGACGGAGTGCCCGGGCGGTTGGTGGCGGAAAAGCTGCTCGAACGAGACCCGCACTTCGAGCGGCAAGTTTACGGCCAGCGGCCGGAACTCAAAAAGCCGGTGCGGGGCGTTGCGGCCGTGTTGCAGAAGGCGCACGGATGGAGTGCCGACCAGGTGATCTCCGGCTCTCGCCACGCGGTTGCACACTGTATCGAAGAGGAAGTCGTGGCCCATGAGCGACCGGAGATCGGCTGGCGCGAATGGGCAGATCGGGTGTTCCTTCACCCCTGGACCGGCGGACCAGTGATGATCGCGATTCTCGGTCTTCTGTTCTGGGTCGTGTTTCGGGTCGGACAGAGGATCGAGGTGCCGTTGGTCGAGATGACCGATCGGATGGGTGCGGTCCTCGCTGCACGGCTCCCACCCGATACGCTCCTGGGAACGCTTGCCGCCGGGGCCCTCACGGGAATCGCCGGCGGAGTTGCCATCGTCCTACCGTATCTGCTGCCCTTTCTGATCGGACTCGCGATCCTCGAAGACAGCGGATATTTGCCTCGGATGGCGTACGTCCTCGACGGATTCATGCACCGCATCGGCCTGCACGGTAAATCGGTGCTGCCACTGATTCTTGGTTACGGATGCTCGGTACCCGCGATCATGTCAGCGCGGATACTCCAATCCCAACGAGACCGGCGGATTACTGCTGTTCTCGCCTCGTTCATACCCTGTTCGGCACGGACAATCGTCATCTTCGGGTTGGTTGCAGCTTACATGGGTCCCTGGTGGGCGCTCGGCATCTACCTTTTCAACCTCACCGTGGTGGTTTCGCTCGGCAATGTTCTCGCGCGCACTGTCGATGGTGCTTCACCAGGCTTGATTCTCGAGATCCCCGAGTTGCAGCTTCCACAACTGAAGACGCTCGCGGCCAAGACGTGGCTGACCCTCAAGGAGTTCATCACGATCGCCTGGCCGCTGCTGGTCGTATCGTCGGTGATTCTCGGCCTCCTCGAATGGGCGGAAGCGGCCGACACGATTAACGCCCTGTTGTCGCCGCTCACCGTGCTGGCGCTCGGCCTGCCGGCGGCGGTCGGGATGACGCTGATCTTCGGCATACTCCGCAAGGAACTGACCTTGGTGATGCTCGTTCAGGCGCTTGGCACGACACATCTGTCGACCGTTCTGACCAATGGCCAGATGCTGACCTTTACGCTCTTTGTTGTCTTCTACGTGCCCTGCGTTGCGACGGTAGCAGTCATGGCGAAGGAGCTAGGCTGGCGCGACACCGCTGCGATCTCGGCCTTTTCGGTGGTTCTCGCACTCGTGATCGCAGTCGTCGGCCGTTTCGGTTACGCGCTTTTCGTCTAGACTCGACTGGTCCTGGGGCCTCTACTGTCGATGGCGTTCCGTTTCCGCCTGACGTTCGGCCTCCTCGGCGCGCTTTCGAGCGCGGTCCGACAGTTCCCGCAATCGCTCGGCGTCGAGGCGATTCGCCTCGAGCGCCCTCCTGCGGGCGTCGGCTTCGAGAGCCTCAGCGCGCTCGCGGAGCCGCTCCCGTTCGACATCGTTCATGCGCTCGATCTCTGCGGCCCTCGATGCGAACTCTCTCTGTCGCTCGGCCTGCTCACGAGCCAGCTCCCGGGCAACCCTCGCCTGTTCACGCGCCTCGGCCTCTGTATGCCGCGACAACTCTCGAGCTTCGGCGCGGAACTTTTCACGGTCGGCATCTGTCATACGCTCGAGTTGAGCGGCCTTCAACGCAAGCTCTCTCTGTCGCTCGGCGGCCTCACGAGCTTGTTCCCGAGCGATCTGCGCCCGCTCACGCGCAAGGGCTTCTGCCCGCCTCGACATCTCTCGAGCCTCGTCACGGAGCTTTTCCCGCTCGGCATCCGTCAGACGTTGTTGTTCGGAGGCTTCTCGCGCCAGCTCCCGAGCCCGCTCGGCCGTCTCTCGTGAGTCTGCCCTGCGAGCCAGTGCCGCCTCATGAGCTCGTACTCGAGCTTCGCTTCTCGCGCGCTCGGCCTCGGGCGAGCTGCTTTCCGTCGATTGGCCGGGTGAAGCCGCCTCTTTCGACGGCGGTTCAGGTGCGGCGGGTTGGGACGGCGGAACGGGTTCCACACCGGTGGCAGGGACGGACACGGGGGAGGGAGCTTCGGCGGCAACAGGCGCCGACACCGGTGCTGGAGCGATTCCGGTGGACGGGTGCGGCGGAGCCGGCTCCGCTGGAGCCGAAACAGGCTCCGGTACGGGGGCGGCTGCGATCGGCGGCGAAGGCGCGGTCGGCGCAGGCGGTGCCTCTTCCGCCGGCGCCTTGTCAGCCGATGACCAGGTCTTGGTTGGATTCGTCGCGGACCGATCGATCGCGCTCCCTGCGTGCACGGGCGACGGCGCTATCGCGGGCATGAGGATCGCCGAACAGACAACCGCCGCGATGACGAGGGAGAGGGCCCATAGCGAATGGCCGCGATGCCCCAGATTCCCGGAAATGAGGTGCTGAACCCGGCGGTCGAGGCGCGGACCGGACGCGAAGGCCGTCACCGGGAGGCCGGGTGAGATCCCCCAGTGGGCGACGACTACCAGACACCTGGCAAGACCCAGGCGGTCACCGGTACACGCAACGGCCCTCTCGTCGGTGAGGTGCTCGGCGATTTCTTCCAGGCGGCGCCGGACGAGCCGGTTGAGCGGTTGCAGAAAAAAAAGGGCTTCTCCGAGGCGGTAGAGCAGCTGCCACGCCGGGTCACGGCGCGCCAGGTGGGCCAGCTCATGGGCGAAGAGGCTCTTTTTGTGCTCGATGGCGAGATCGTCGACCCGTTCAGGGCAACACACCTCTGGCCTCTGGACACCGGTGGCGAAGGGTACCGCGATCGCGGGCGAGGTGCTCAGGCGGACCTTGCGGCGCATGCCCATAGCGACGGCCAATCGGTTGAGAAGTTGATCCCCGGAGCGGAG
This region includes:
- a CDS encoding urocanate hydratase, giving the protein MSEPALTVELTELPEVTEFKPGIRRAPDRGCTLNPHDTKVALANALRYVPLEHHEIIAPEFLEELMTRGRIYGYRYRPDGNISGRPIDSYTGRITEAKAMQVMIDNNLDFDVALYPYELVTYGESGQVCQNWMQYLLIKRYLEIMDDSQTLVVSSGHPLGLFPSRPEAPRTIITNGLMVGMFDTPEDFHRLAALGCVNYGQMTAGGWMYIGPQGIVHGTYITLLNAGRLYLGVPDNGNLAGKTFVTSGLGGMSGAQPKALEIAGGAGIVAEVDPSRVETRHSQGWVSRVSDDLETSVRWMLEAADAGEPISIAYLGNVVDLLEYLDANDIEVDLYSDQTSCHVPYGGGYTPAGVGFEEGRELLASDRDRFAALVDLSLVRHFEVLRRLTEKGAHFWDYGNAFMKAVFDAGATEIAKNGVDTSEGFIWPSYVEDIMGPMCFDYGYGPFRWVCLSGKAKDLAKTDAAAMGCIDPARRGQDRDNWQWIRDAESNALVVGTQARILYADAEGRTSIAREFNRMVREGEIGPVMMGRDHHDTGGTDSPFRETANIYDGSNTVADMSHQCWAGNAARGMTMAVLSNGGGVGTGKAINGGFGLVLDGSERVDRVLDTALEWDAMGGVARRAWARNENAVETVDTWNRANAGRGHVTVPRAADPDLLDQLVEDD
- a CDS encoding beta-propeller domain-containing protein produces the protein MKPIRAIAMLTSLLLAVLSQAAWTDEFLREPQTRRSAGRRVRATKPPSSSVALKALHDCAEARDYLIEVAVERVLEYRYQRWFMLPWSGGPEDVRGSSDVPSDFTTTNNQEAGVDEIDIVKTDGTHLYAVEGKDLHIMQSWPATATAELAVEELPGYGRGLFLRGGRALIVSDVWNSEEDSDGFTGGTRFTLLDVADPASPGVLRVVDIEGWLVDARLIDGDLYAVVRSYIELPPELWVLAWRDDLGLPDLPWDATEDERESILAEARTIFAPLVTEILAKYEVQDMLPRMRDVSERESAPIAEPLLDCGSLFRPVHASTWAILSIVHLDLDENGPVSATGLIADGWTVYASRKNLYVAQTSDWWWWGWMWAPTEMTTAIHKFELDPSQDSPVRYSASGEVDGWILDQFALSEHQGFLRVAATEFDWWWNTTPEREQASSVSILSDDGNGHLREVGLVGGLGPNERIFAVRFMGDTGYVVTFEQIDPLFTLDLSDPFFPKVVGELEVTGFSSYLHPIGNDWLLAVGQEADEDGRVIGLAVSIFDVRDPSAPTLAQRHLVESNQDTWSWSEAMHDHHAFTYHRGVLSIPAYIDGAEGRFSGLLVLAADPEEGIREIGRIDHEELGSSGQHAWIRRSVYIEDVVYSLSSAGVKVNDLFHPEVEIARVPFEE
- a CDS encoding FeoA domain-containing protein, with amino-acid sequence MMALDTVDVKRRVRVMMIDGGHRVRAHLNTLGIHIGDWLTVVERAPFRGPVLVEVNGTRLALGRGIAAKIRVDLDGKLEPLIGHPADPEAGQK
- the feoB gene encoding ferrous iron transport protein B translates to MRFVLAGQPNSGKSTIFNSVAGYRAATANFPGSSATFTVSKAMIHGHEVEVVDLPGIYSLTSSRADAGKSEGYLLEDPYDLIINVVDASRLGRSLELTMQLLELERPMIIALNMMDEAARGGMVVDPDELSRQIGVPVVATVGRRGSGVNELFRRALQHVHTGDDAVALTYDREVEEAIEEVTGLIDAADVGDGVPGRLVAEKLLERDPHFERQVYGQRPELKKPVRGVAAVLQKAHGWSADQVISGSRHAVAHCIEEEVVAHERPEIGWREWADRVFLHPWTGGPVMIAILGLLFWVVFRVGQRIEVPLVEMTDRMGAVLAARLPPDTLLGTLAAGALTGIAGGVAIVLPYLLPFLIGLAILEDSGYLPRMAYVLDGFMHRIGLHGKSVLPLILGYGCSVPAIMSARILQSQRDRRITAVLASFIPCSARTIVIFGLVAAYMGPWWALGIYLFNLTVVVSLGNVLARTVDGASPGLILEIPELQLPQLKTLAAKTWLTLKEFITIAWPLLVVSSVILGLLEWAEAADTINALLSPLTVLALGLPAAVGMTLIFGILRKELTLVMLVQALGTTHLSTVLTNGQMLTFTLFVVFYVPCVATVAVMAKELGWRDTAAISAFSVVLALVIAVVGRFGYALFV